The following are encoded together in the Balaenoptera acutorostrata chromosome 9, mBalAcu1.1, whole genome shotgun sequence genome:
- the C9H11orf52 gene encoding uncharacterized protein C11orf52 homolog isoform X1, whose protein sequence is MSVVPLHLPEPALWERSCPSTFQRKKKMGSQARRTLKQQQQQQNGTKGHDPTGHTYEQVLKQPVSQEKSQGLRSEESSLHYADIQVCSLTQTRSAQEVKHLQLENATEYATLYFPQSTPCYDSKNGTLV, encoded by the exons ATGTCAGTTGTACCACTCCACCTTCCAGAACCAGCCCTTTGGGAGAG GAGCTGCCCATCAACtttccagaggaaaaagaaaatgg GGAGCCAAGCAAGACGGACattaaagcagcagcagcagcaacagaatGGCACAAAG GGCCATGACCCAACGGGACATACGTATGAGCAGGTGTTAAAGCAGCCTGTGTCTCAGGAGAAGAGTCAAGGCCTCAGGTCGGAGGAAAGCAGCTTACACTATGCAGACATTCAAGTGTGCAGCCTAACCCAGACACGCTCTGCCCAGGAGGTGAAGCACCTACAGCTAGAAAATGCTACAGAGTATGCGACCCTTTACTTCCCCCAGTCCACACCCTGCTATGACAGCAAGAACGGGACCCTAGTATGA
- the C9H11orf52 gene encoding uncharacterized protein C11orf52 homolog isoform X2 → MGNRLCCGGSWSCPSTFQRKKKMGSQARRTLKQQQQQQNGTKGHDPTGHTYEQVLKQPVSQEKSQGLRSEESSLHYADIQVCSLTQTRSAQEVKHLQLENATEYATLYFPQSTPCYDSKNGTLV, encoded by the exons GAGCTGCCCATCAACtttccagaggaaaaagaaaatgg GGAGCCAAGCAAGACGGACattaaagcagcagcagcagcaacagaatGGCACAAAG GGCCATGACCCAACGGGACATACGTATGAGCAGGTGTTAAAGCAGCCTGTGTCTCAGGAGAAGAGTCAAGGCCTCAGGTCGGAGGAAAGCAGCTTACACTATGCAGACATTCAAGTGTGCAGCCTAACCCAGACACGCTCTGCCCAGGAGGTGAAGCACCTACAGCTAGAAAATGCTACAGAGTATGCGACCCTTTACTTCCCCCAGTCCACACCCTGCTATGACAGCAAGAACGGGACCCTAGTATGA